The proteins below are encoded in one region of Streptomyces roseirectus:
- a CDS encoding oxidoreductase yields the protein MRGWNTGDMPDQEGRVAVVTGANSGLGYVAARELARKGACVVLACRSETRAKAAAERLRGETPDANVETRLVDLGDLRSVHRFAERFPYDRLDLLVNNAGVMAVPYGTTADGFETQFGVNHLGHFALTGLLLPRLLAAEPGARVVTVSSMMHAMANVDLRDPNGLRSYHRWTAYARSKTANLLFTHALARRLADAGSAVVAAAAHPGYASTGLAAGVGGRGSRLLMELGDRAIAQSAETGALPILYAATADAVRPDSFTGPSFAMWRGAPAPSWRAPRTRDDRVAEWLWEVSERMTGVVWDQRLA from the coding sequence ATGCGCGGCTGGAACACGGGGGACATGCCGGATCAGGAGGGCCGGGTGGCGGTCGTCACCGGGGCCAACAGCGGCCTCGGGTACGTCGCCGCGCGGGAGCTGGCGCGCAAAGGGGCGTGCGTCGTGCTGGCCTGCCGCAGCGAGACCCGGGCGAAAGCGGCGGCCGAGCGGCTGCGGGGCGAGACACCGGACGCGAACGTCGAGACGCGGCTCGTGGACCTCGGCGACCTGCGCTCCGTCCACCGCTTCGCGGAACGTTTCCCCTACGACCGGCTCGACCTCCTCGTCAACAACGCGGGCGTGATGGCCGTCCCCTACGGGACCACCGCGGACGGCTTCGAGACGCAGTTCGGCGTCAACCACCTCGGGCACTTCGCGCTGACCGGGCTCCTGCTGCCCCGGCTCCTCGCCGCCGAACCCGGCGCGCGCGTCGTGACCGTCTCCAGCATGATGCACGCCATGGCCAACGTGGACCTGCGCGACCCCAACGGGCTGCGCAGCTACCACCGGTGGACCGCCTACGCCCGGTCCAAGACCGCCAACCTCCTCTTCACCCACGCCCTCGCCCGGCGCCTCGCGGACGCCGGGTCCGCCGTCGTGGCCGCCGCCGCGCACCCCGGGTACGCCTCCACCGGGCTCGCGGCGGGGGTCGGCGGGCGCGGGAGCCGGCTCCTCATGGAACTCGGGGACCGGGCGATCGCCCAGTCGGCGGAGACCGGCGCGCTGCCCATCCTCTACGCGGCCACCGCCGACGCCGTCCGCCCCGACTCCTTCACCGGGCCGTCCTTCGCGATGTGGCGGGGGGCGCCGGCGCCGTCGTGGCGGGCACCGCGGACGCGGGACGACCGGGTGGCGGAGTGGCTGTGGGAGGTGTCGGAGCGGATGACGGGGGTGGTGTGGGATCAGCGGTTGGCGTAG
- a CDS encoding SulP family inorganic anion transporter produces the protein MSGTHAARMGRGRSRFQGVGVDPKTAKSAKSAKSPKSDLGTEITASLVVFLVALPLCIGVAVASGVPAELGIISGVIGGLVVGVARGSTLQVSGPAAGLAALVAETVLEHGVAMLGVIVLFSGLLQIVLGLVRLGRFFQAISLAVVQGMLAGIGLPLMFGQAYPMMDAKAPGTPIENMAGIPGLLADTFANPQALIAAGLGVVTVVLSFLWKKVPGPVRKVPAALVAVAIGIGVAALPGVEVKTLQVGNLLASVNVPGPAEFAGLADAGIITAVLTFTVIASAESLFTAAAVDRMHDGARTRYNPELIAQGAGNTVAGLLGALPITAVVARSSANVQAGAKTRLSRTLHGVWLLAFALLLPQVLALIPISVLAGVLVHSGWKLFAPEEFPKMWRQDRGEFAVMTITTLVIVATALLEGVLIGLAAGIVLAALRMSRTVIRRHEDEDTAKVVMAGNATFLRLPEVIEALEGAAESGKPRIRLDLTGVTHLDHACRSQVEEFVAQQRGKGVRVELLMPHEKREAVETPQTSQTPQTPAVETPLPLRVPPTPSAPSPTAPSPTAEWFYLDTTPMPESYPQEYAAQDYGYYEPPQESYGYYGSPQESYGYYANR, from the coding sequence ATGAGCGGGACGCATGCGGCGCGGATGGGCCGGGGACGAAGTCGGTTCCAGGGAGTGGGAGTTGATCCCAAGACGGCAAAGTCGGCGAAGTCGGCCAAGTCACCCAAGAGCGACCTCGGTACCGAGATCACCGCCTCGCTGGTGGTGTTCCTCGTCGCCCTCCCCCTGTGCATCGGCGTCGCCGTCGCCTCGGGCGTCCCGGCCGAACTCGGCATCATCTCGGGGGTGATCGGCGGGCTCGTCGTCGGGGTCGCCCGGGGTTCGACACTCCAAGTCAGCGGCCCCGCAGCCGGGTTGGCGGCGCTGGTGGCGGAGACCGTGCTGGAGCACGGAGTTGCCATGCTCGGCGTGATCGTGCTGTTCTCCGGGCTGCTCCAGATCGTGCTGGGGCTGGTGCGGTTGGGGCGGTTCTTCCAGGCGATCTCGCTGGCCGTCGTCCAGGGGATGCTCGCCGGGATCGGGCTGCCGCTGATGTTCGGCCAGGCGTATCCGATGATGGACGCGAAGGCGCCGGGCACGCCGATCGAGAACATGGCCGGCATCCCCGGGCTCCTCGCGGACACGTTCGCGAACCCGCAGGCGCTGATCGCGGCCGGGCTCGGCGTCGTCACCGTCGTCCTGAGCTTCCTGTGGAAGAAGGTGCCGGGGCCGGTCAGGAAGGTGCCGGCCGCGCTGGTCGCCGTGGCGATCGGGATCGGCGTCGCGGCGCTGCCCGGCGTCGAGGTGAAGACGCTCCAGGTCGGCAACCTGCTGGCGTCGGTGAACGTGCCGGGTCCGGCGGAGTTCGCGGGGCTCGCGGACGCCGGGATCATCACGGCGGTCCTGACGTTCACCGTGATCGCCTCCGCCGAGTCGCTGTTCACGGCCGCCGCCGTGGACCGGATGCACGACGGGGCGCGCACCCGCTACAACCCCGAGCTGATCGCGCAGGGTGCGGGCAACACGGTCGCCGGGCTGCTGGGCGCGCTGCCCATCACCGCTGTGGTGGCCCGGAGTTCGGCCAACGTGCAGGCCGGGGCGAAGACTCGGCTGTCGCGAACCCTGCACGGCGTATGGCTGTTGGCGTTCGCGCTGCTGCTTCCGCAGGTGCTCGCGCTGATCCCGATCTCGGTCCTCGCGGGCGTACTGGTGCACAGCGGCTGGAAGTTGTTCGCGCCGGAGGAGTTCCCGAAGATGTGGCGGCAGGACCGCGGGGAGTTCGCGGTCATGACGATCACGACGCTGGTCATCGTCGCGACGGCCCTCCTCGAAGGGGTGCTGATCGGGCTCGCCGCCGGGATCGTGCTGGCCGCGCTGCGGATGTCGCGGACCGTGATCCGGCGGCACGAGGACGAGGACACGGCGAAGGTCGTGATGGCCGGCAACGCGACGTTCCTGCGGCTGCCCGAGGTGATCGAGGCGCTGGAGGGGGCGGCGGAGTCGGGCAAGCCGCGGATCCGGCTGGACCTGACGGGGGTGACCCACCTCGACCACGCCTGCCGGAGTCAGGTGGAGGAGTTCGTGGCGCAGCAGCGGGGGAAGGGGGTGCGGGTCGAGTTACTGATGCCGCACGAGAAGCGGGAGGCCGTGGAGACCCCGCAAACTTCGCAGACCCCGCAGACCCCGGCCGTCGAGACGCCGCTGCCCCTCAGGGTGCCCCCTACCCCCTCCGCCCCCTCCCCCACGGCTCCCTCCCCTACGGCCGAGTGGTTCTACCTCGACACGACCCCCATGCCCGAGAGCTACCCGCAGGAGTACGCCGCGCAGGACTACGGGTACTACGAGCCGCCCCAGGAGTCGTACGGGTACTACGGGTCACCCCAGGAGTCGTACGGGTACTACGCCAACCGCTGA
- a CDS encoding carbonic anhydrase translates to MQALLDRARSFKRRVDFESGEYRKLAEGQSPEVLFITCSDSRVIPALITGARPGEIFELRNAGNIVPPHDGQGPSGEAATIEYALEVLGVQDVVVCGHSHCGAMGALTAGDDLSTLPGVAAWLGLARPGLAPALDSVPREPSLPDVVQLNVVNQLAELGSYPVARRRVEQGRLRLHGWYYEVDTGQVHELDTDGAFRVHAA, encoded by the coding sequence GTGCAGGCTTTGCTGGATCGCGCGCGGTCGTTCAAGCGGCGGGTCGACTTCGAAAGCGGTGAATACCGGAAACTGGCTGAGGGGCAAAGTCCGGAGGTTCTGTTCATCACCTGCTCGGACTCGCGCGTGATACCCGCGCTGATCACCGGAGCGCGTCCGGGCGAGATATTCGAGCTGCGCAACGCAGGGAATATCGTCCCGCCGCACGACGGGCAGGGCCCCTCCGGCGAGGCCGCCACCATCGAGTACGCGCTGGAGGTGCTGGGCGTTCAGGACGTCGTCGTCTGCGGTCACTCGCACTGCGGCGCGATGGGCGCGCTGACCGCCGGCGACGACCTGTCGACGCTGCCCGGTGTCGCGGCCTGGCTGGGGCTGGCCCGGCCGGGTCTCGCGCCCGCCCTGGACTCCGTGCCGCGCGAGCCGTCCCTGCCGGACGTCGTCCAGCTGAACGTCGTCAACCAGCTTGCCGAGCTGGGGAGTTACCCGGTCGCTCGGCGGCGGGTGGAACAGGGGCGGCTGCGGTTGCACGGGTGGTACTACGAGGTGGACACGGGTCAGGTGCACGAGCTGGACACCGACGGGGCGTTCCGGGTGCACGCGGCATGA
- a CDS encoding response regulator transcription factor — protein sequence MGGVRVLLIEDDQTIAEPLVEGLGHFGLTVQHVRTGGEGLRGPHGDVVLLDLGLPDIDGIDVCRGIRAVSDVPIIILSARGEEADRVLGLELGADDYLAKPFSMRELVARVRAVTRRSQRVSGGGEFTVPDADTATSAAIHAYAATPSAYTPAPPPAPAYTPAPAYEPPPAPVSAQPPSAPGPLVVDRRTRQVWVGEDPVVLTPKEFDLLALLTEDPGAVYSRQQILDRVWDPHYQGPTKTLDVHVATLRRKLGNPAWIQTLRGVGFRLAVQTQPHTSAPAYDWTAAR from the coding sequence ATGGGTGGCGTACGAGTCCTGCTCATCGAGGACGACCAGACGATCGCCGAACCCCTCGTCGAGGGCCTGGGCCACTTCGGTCTGACGGTGCAGCACGTCCGCACCGGCGGCGAAGGACTCCGGGGCCCTCACGGCGACGTCGTCCTGCTCGACCTGGGGCTGCCGGACATCGACGGCATCGACGTCTGCCGGGGCATCCGCGCCGTCTCGGACGTGCCCATCATCATCCTCAGCGCGCGCGGCGAAGAGGCCGACCGCGTCCTCGGGCTGGAGCTGGGGGCGGACGACTACCTCGCGAAGCCGTTCAGCATGCGGGAGTTGGTGGCCCGGGTGCGGGCGGTCACGCGCAGGTCCCAACGGGTCAGCGGGGGCGGGGAGTTCACGGTCCCGGACGCCGACACGGCGACGTCGGCGGCGATCCACGCGTACGCCGCCACGCCTTCCGCGTACACCCCCGCACCGCCCCCGGCGCCCGCGTACACCCCGGCCCCCGCCTACGAGCCCCCACCCGCCCCCGTCTCCGCTCAACCCCCGTCTGCGCCGGGCCCGTTGGTGGTCGACCGGCGTACCCGGCAGGTCTGGGTCGGGGAGGACCCCGTCGTCCTCACCCCCAAGGAGTTCGACCTCCTCGCCCTGCTCACCGAGGACCCGGGCGCGGTCTACTCCCGCCAGCAGATCCTGGACCGGGTCTGGGACCCCCACTACCAGGGCCCGACGAAGACTCTGGACGTCCATGTCGCCACCCTGCGCCGCAAGTTGGGCAACCCGGCGTGGATCCAGACCCTGCGGGGCGTCGGCTTCCGGCTGGCCGTCCAGACCCAGCCGCACACCTCGGCGCCCGCCTACGACTGGACGGCGGCGCGGTGA
- a CDS encoding sensor histidine kinase gives MTRRLLLSYLTLAALVLLCLELPLGYVYSGAERERVVNLAKDEAESVSAYSALSIAAGGAARDLPARAAHCAARIGGKVLIVDANGGLLASSHPLTPEEESRIASWPGIAAALRGSPTEDVRTSTIGGVQYLAVAAPIGPGARPQGAVRITVPTRMVHERVHHVWLLLLGGGIAVLAAVAVVGFAIASWTSRPIRELERATHELATGGTATPVAVTSGPPEVRSLAATFNRTAARLEHLLTSQRAFAGEASHQLKTPLAALRLRLENLENHIALQARGSLGAAMTETDRLARMVEGLLAMARLDEKAAERERVDLDAVRAERHHAWRPLYERHGVRLAVAGDAAGEVSAVPGAVEQILDNLLSNALRVSPAGTTVLIDVRRAAQHERRFTARQFSQPFVELHVMDEGPGMTEEQRRRAFDRFWRAPDAPKGGTGLGLALVQRLAHASGGEALLRTAPLGGLDAFVRLPVAPTAKQGGGSGGHTSAHRPVRELQAVRGQG, from the coding sequence GTGACCCGCCGCCTGCTGCTCAGCTACCTGACGCTGGCCGCGCTCGTCCTGCTCTGCCTCGAACTCCCCCTGGGATACGTGTACTCGGGCGCGGAGCGCGAGCGCGTCGTCAACCTCGCCAAGGACGAGGCGGAGTCGGTGTCGGCCTACTCCGCCCTGTCGATCGCGGCGGGCGGCGCGGCCCGGGACCTGCCGGCGCGGGCGGCCCACTGCGCGGCCCGGATCGGCGGCAAGGTCCTCATCGTCGACGCGAACGGCGGCCTGCTCGCCTCCTCCCACCCCCTCACGCCCGAGGAGGAGAGCCGCATCGCCTCCTGGCCCGGTATCGCCGCCGCGCTCAGGGGTTCACCGACCGAGGACGTCCGCACCTCCACGATCGGCGGCGTGCAGTACCTCGCGGTGGCCGCCCCCATCGGCCCCGGCGCCCGGCCGCAGGGCGCCGTGCGCATCACGGTCCCCACCCGGATGGTCCACGAACGCGTGCACCACGTCTGGCTGTTGCTGCTCGGCGGCGGCATCGCGGTCCTCGCCGCCGTGGCCGTCGTCGGCTTCGCCATCGCGAGCTGGACCAGCCGCCCGATCCGTGAACTGGAGCGCGCGACCCACGAGTTGGCGACCGGCGGCACCGCCACCCCGGTCGCCGTCACCAGCGGCCCGCCAGAAGTCCGCAGCCTCGCCGCGACGTTCAACCGCACGGCCGCCCGCCTCGAACACCTGCTGACCTCGCAGCGGGCCTTCGCGGGCGAGGCGTCCCACCAGCTGAAGACGCCACTGGCCGCGCTGCGCCTGCGACTTGAGAACCTGGAGAACCACATCGCGCTCCAGGCCCGCGGCAGCCTCGGCGCCGCGATGACCGAGACCGACCGGCTCGCGCGGATGGTCGAGGGCCTGCTCGCCATGGCCCGGCTGGACGAGAAGGCCGCCGAACGCGAACGCGTCGACCTGGACGCCGTCCGCGCCGAACGCCACCACGCCTGGCGGCCGTTGTACGAGCGCCACGGGGTGCGGCTCGCGGTCGCCGGGGACGCGGCCGGCGAGGTGAGCGCCGTGCCCGGCGCGGTCGAGCAGATCCTCGACAACCTGCTCTCCAACGCCTTGCGGGTCTCGCCCGCCGGCACCACCGTCCTCATCGACGTGCGCCGCGCGGCCCAGCACGAACGCCGGTTCACCGCCCGGCAGTTCAGCCAGCCGTTCGTCGAACTCCACGTCATGGACGAGGGTCCCGGCATGACCGAGGAGCAGCGCCGGCGCGCCTTCGACCGGTTCTGGCGGGCCCCCGACGCCCCCAAGGGCGGCACCGGCCTCGGCCTCGCCCTCGTCCAGCGCCTGGCCCACGCGAGTGGCGGCGAGGCCCTGCTGCGCACCGCCCCGCTGGGCGGGCTTGACGCCTTCGTGCGCCTGCCGGTGGCGCCAACTGCCAAGCAGGGCGGCGGAAGTGGCGGACACACGTCGGCGCACCGCCCGGTGAGAGAACTCCAGGCGGTGCGCGGACAGGGGTAG